The Pomacea canaliculata isolate SZHN2017 linkage group LG14, ASM307304v1, whole genome shotgun sequence genomic sequence AGCAAACCCACTTGGTTGTTGAAAAATTAGTTTACATCGAGGCATGGCAAGgggaaattattttatttaagcgATCTTGGAGCGGTTACCATAGATGTCTGAACGAACGTAGCACTAATAACATTCTTTATTCTCATTCCAACATTTTCTTTACAGCCTTTTACTCttcatttaaagatttttatcaGTGCAACAAGAAGGAAGTAAACAAACTGAAGAGTGTATGCTTGGCATGAAATAAGTGTTCAGCAAACGCCTGGGTTTGAATTTGACAGAAACTCTGAAGAGTGgcttggatgtgtgtgtgtgtgtgcatgtcgaAGTTTatcattgtaaataattaaagtgcATCAGGCTCACATAGACCCAGAAATCACAATGGCGAGGCAACAAGAGATAGTCGAAAGGCAACCGTTGCTATGACTACCGAGCATGCGAACCACCTGGTCTTAACTTTTTGGGTTTAAAGATGTCAGAATTAAAAATCCGATTTAGAAGAAGCCGACTTTGTTATCAATCtgtgaatgatgacaaaaaacaTGAGTACACGATGGAGGACGACAACAACGATGAGACACTAACGACATCATGTTACCTGTGAAGAATGTCATAATAACGGCgataaaaatgaaaacgatAATGATCGCCCGATCGTCCGTTTATTTTGGTCAACATCCTCCTCGATTTACAGTATGTTGCTTAAGTCATCCGTTAAATATATCTAAATTGAATTCAGATGTTAAGTTACATTGatataaacaagtaaacaatcaTTTTCACAAGAGCAAGTGGGCGCGTGAACAATGACGaaactaaattaaataaaaacaaatgaaccgAAACTAAAGAAAGGTAAATCCCGTTCcacatttaatatatttctggatactgaaaacaaaatcgCTATATGGACACAtgacttttcatttttatttcagcaagGTAACTCGATCTTTTGTCAGTCGTTCCAAGATTTTCGTGAAGAGAAAGCAGGAGGGGTTCGGGTACCCGGCGAGTGTGCAAAAACCACGAACGTCTCTGAGAATCCTCCTCCAAAACTtcagtgaaacattttaaaaattaaacctTCGAAatttgtgcatatatatttatggtaGAAAATCATAACATAGATAGTTCTTAGGTCACGGAATCACAcgaagattttaaaataattggtCGTTTACTGAGATGTAAAACGCGATAATTTTTCACAGGTCGCGAGAAAGAGGATGAAATGAAACTCGTTCAAGATATTTAAATTGTACTTAAAACGAGCAAAACGCGGACACAACACGAATAAGGTTTATATTATTCAGTCGATCTTGAATTTTCCGGAAAGAAAGGTAATCccaacaaaagagaaaattcagaaagaaaaatattccttAAATCCTTAAATTTATCTTAAATTtatgaagaatttttttgaaagatcTTTTGATAAAAGTTTCAAATAGTTTTACACAAAATCACAGACAATTGTGTCCCATTAAGCAAATATTCCACCTGTGGATGAACAAAAAGATACAAAATGGCAAGAAACATCTATGAAATCTGAAtttcatttgtaattttatataaatacatgaaaaaCTGCTATAAACTTGCGAAATGTAAAACGACTTATGACTCTCTTAACATCAAGCAAAAGACTCCTTAAGTTACATATAACGAAAGATTATCATAAAAAGATATTTGATACCAAAAGACTTCCCTGAAGTTATAAGGAAAGACTCCcttttaaatttcttgtaaTGAAAGACGGTAATTAAAGGTAATTAAAGGTACTCATTATGAAGACTACTCTTAAGTCGGAAAAGACCAAAGATTAAATTTTTCCTTATAAAAGGGTCGTAGATACCTAATAGTACTTGATACCAATGactttagtatatatatatatgttccaTGCTTAACAAAAACGTCCAGACAAAAATATTCAGGGGTATTCGTAAAAGATGAGCAATTTGTAGATGGACAGAGGATAGCATTCATCAACTTTGTTCATCGTTATTTGAGTACTATTAATCGGTATCAAATGCTTCTGGAAAATGTATTCACCAtcattcaaaacacacacacacacacggcccTTTGAACAGTTGTCCCATTCAGAGAGGGTATGTCTGAGCCGAACTACGAACCCACGACACCCGATTCTCACTGCCGTGGTGATTGCGCTGTACCCACTGCGCCACCAAGTGCCtaacttttatttgaaaatcaTTAGTTTAATTAAACGAGAGTTGAAATATTTCCTACAGAAGACTAAGGTAGTGCTGTTGCAACTAATGACATTAGAATGGACTTATGTAATGGATGTAACTGTCACTttctagaaatatataaaacCGCGCGAGAGGTAGACATGAGCTATAACCACTCTTTAGTCGAGACAAACCACGAGACCAACTGCTTAACAAAAGGCGGcgcttgaaaaaaattactggcTTGAATTATTGGTGAccgattttttaaaagtctttattcaTCTTTGACTGGAATCATCAGGCGTGGGAAAAAACCTCGAGAGGCAAAACAAGTGAGAACATCAACTTCGTTCTCATTTTTAAGCAGATCGAGTTGGAGgctaaaaagagaaagaaattatgtcCAAATCAGCGTCTATTTTAATTCATTAAGAGATAAAAATGCCAGGGAGGGAGAGTAGGGACAATTATGTCCACATTCTGATATATTTATTGATAACAAAAATTAGCTTTCAAGTCGTTCACTGTGGCTGAACCTTTATGGACAAGATATTTCGCCGATGttcctttactttcttttcctttcgaTCCCCAAAAATAGTCTTTACCGTCTCGCGGAACTTGGTTCCCATGGTAACGTAGATTAAGAAGGAGGACGATGCGTTAGTCACCTCGCACAGATGACCAAGTGTCTGTCCGATGGTGAAGGTGTTGCAGTATTTACCTGTGGGTAGGTACCCAGGGACAAAAGTCCGCGCCAGAACCTGAACGAGCGACAAGGAGATGCAAGTCAGGTACACGAAGCACACGACAAGCAAAGTCTTCGTCACCGAGTCCTGTCTGGCTTTCTCTGACGTAGTTTTCACGTTGGTGGTCTCCAAACGCCAAGCCAGCGTGGAACGTAGTTTGAGGACCGTGATGCACGTCGTTACTATGACAACGCCCAGGGAAGTACACGGGATGGTGAGGCTGAGCAGGTAGTTGTTGAGGACGTCGGTCACAACTCGGTTGCTGAGGTAAAAGGAGCTGAGCTGAGACGTCCAGTGTGACGTGTTGGTGAGGGGATCAGTGACGTACACCGTGGCAAACTTGACGGTCATTAAGTTGTAAAATCCGGTCACGTAAACTGACATGGCGGCGATGAGGACAGCCATGTACCTCGTCTTGAAGAACTTCTTGGCAAGAAAGGGCGATAACACGCAGATACAGCGCTCAAGGGAGATAATGGCGGTTATGGTGTTGGACACGTTGGCTGTGCCCAGCATCAGGCCAAGCACCGTGTCCAGGTACCTCTGGCTCCAGTAAGCTTCCAGACTCCAGTCAAACAAACCCAAGAAGCTGTAGAACTTGGCAgtagaaaagagaagaagaaagacacagtCGGCAAGCCAGGCTGAAGAGGCAGAGGTTAATGCGATCATGAAGACCTTGGCGATGAAACACCGCCATGTTGATGACGTTTGTGATGACACCGAAAATCTCTAGAAAGGTCAGCACCGTGGTATGGAGCACCCTTTCCACAGTTTTCGCTGTCATTTCGTCGATCCCGTTATCGGAGTTTTTGCAGGGTGCGAAAGCCCTCGTCAATATGTCGGACTTATTATACTGAGGGTCAGTAATGTTAGTGTGTGAATAGCTCAAGTTACGGCCTGCGGGCTGTACTGCCATCACAAAGTTCCTCTGGTGTTGTCAATGCTGGTCGTTTGAACTTACAATTTCATCTgtaatcaaacaaaaattaggaaatacaaatgaaagaaaataaatacattttttgatCTTTTATCATCATTACATCTTTTTAATACTAAGTAGACCCTAATCTTAAATAGCTTCACTACGACAGTTACATTTTGATATAAATTTgcaattttctatttttgaaaaatatgatcAGAAGTTTCACAATGGATTTTGTACAGCCAGGGATTCCACAATGCCGAGTTATCTGCAAGTTTGCTTCACAAAATGtctctttcaaataaacaaaattgttcGTATCATGCATACGTTCTCTGTATGTGTagtttcattttattcataCACAATTACAAGTCCATTAAAGTCCTTATAAAAGTGAGTTATTACTGTCCTCACCATATTGTACTTCCTGTAATATGCAGTTAGCATAAGAACTCTATAATATTGCTGGCTTGTGATGATTCCTTTGTCGTggagagcgaaaaaaaaacacaactgaaTATAGCAGACAGTATTTTtaatctctctatctctcattTAGTAGTAATACACAGCCGGCATATATTCAGACACACAAACCTACAGGCAAGGAGACAAGCAGTAAGAAATCAAACTCACAACTTGCGAAGAGACACGAACGAAGCCTGTCTTACATGTTATTGTTAATAACAACAAACCAATATTGTTGTCGGAAAATATTGTCACGaatgaaagaattttatttaatgataagaagAGTTATATTCTGTGCAAAAGTACCTTTGTccaaatgaattattttcttgctcCAAGTACAAAGCATGGCACTGACTAGCACAAAATGATTAGAATCTTTAAACTTACTTGTAAGATAATGTCAGAATATATTGTACGAGTTGTATCAtcgtgtctatatatatatagtgaaaATGACAGTTCCTcgtatttgttttattgcaagACGTGTATATTCTGTAATAACTGTTTAAATACACGACCGTTTGCTACTTGTTtcatttgtgtgcatttgtatacttgtgtaaatgtgtgtgtgagagagagaaagtgagagagagagaggggtatAACAGTTTATGTCAAAGTTGCGTGAATACTGAGCActgaaaatacacacacacaagcacaaacgcACAGGTTCActcactgacaaacacacatacatatattcacCTATCCATacgtacgtacacacacaaacacaattcaAACGTGTATATTGATATGTGCGTGAACATGTATCAGCATGTAACCTAAACTTATTTCCATGAGATATAATAAATTGCTATTTGTTCCTACAAGCATCCACTATTTTCCAGTACGAGTGGTTAATTGTTCTCGcgtctgatttttcttttcaagtctttcgatcttcagaaaaaaagacaattttctcCAGAAAATGTTTCCGAGAAGAATGTTAGCACAATTATTATATGTTGTTTCGTGTCAAAGATTTGCTTCTCAAATAGGCgtgttctcttttttccctctaCATAATAATTTTTTCGTTGGAGGGCATAAACCgggctttatttaaaaaacacttaAACGATGTTATTGACAACATACTTCTGGAGTAAAATACGGcacttttgtacttttatttactgaatACAATTACAAACGATTTGCTCTGCTTTGCTGAGAGTGTCACTAAAGATTAGAAATAGCATGGGGAACAGAAATAACAGCAGCGAGAACGAATGAATGGTACTTGTCAATAATTTCTCACACACTCCAGACCATGTCCAGTTTTGACTTTGAATGAAACTGAAACTTGTTCATCTGaatcttaaaacaatttttgtacGTAGAAATTCATGTATAGGAcagattaaaatatattttaaatttcttttagaattttgtaatattctagttttaaaaaataacttaataCCTCAACAAAACCTACACAATTTGTATATTGTAACTAGagcacttttttgttttgttgatttttttatctgagcacactttttttaaatataactacTCACTGGGATTagtaaagttggtcattgtcattgctaaTGTTCATAAGCTACTATTTTCAACGATACGTGCTGACCGCTCTGAAAGCTTTTTCCGAAAATATATTTCCCTGCCTTATTGAGAAACTGCAAGAGTGAGCAAACAATCGGTGAGTAGCCCTGAATTCTGTAGATCACGACCGAGACAGCCGGGCAGTTTTCCAAACTTGGATAACAAAAAAGGCAGCCAGACATAAAAATCAGCTTccaggagaaataaaagacatttgcAAATGATGAAGCTTCCATCCGCTCCCATTTCTTGAGTGAAGGTTACAGGTATATAGTGAGTGATCCAACGACTAGGTGCAGGTCACTGCCGACTGAACGCTGACATGTTCAAGAAGATGAAGCTGGCATCACCATCCTGTATCTCCGCCCTAAGAAAGCAAATGCCTGAACATATCTCCAAAAATTCTCCTTACTGAAGATAGATGTGACATAGTCCAGCGGACATATCATGTCAACAGAAAGCTACATCGAAGACAAAAGGTAAGACGCTGCGCCATTCATTCTGAAGACTGGCTTCAAAATgtagacttaaaaaaatatataaaattttaattgtaaaaaagttataaacttttaattatctatttcatttattttaccttcaAGTTTGCTTACctagtcattttcttttttttttttcgtcgtctTTTTGTGAAGTAAAATAACATGTTGGCATAAAACCTTGGTCGATTTATCTACATCGccatttaataattttgaaaaattcagAGAAACCGTCTATTTGTAATCTACTGACTTTAACTTGATCGTTATCATTCGCATCACCAGCAGCAAACATGAATTTTGCTGCcatttcatttacaaaatctCAACCTGGTTGCTATAGCTACACGCTAGTAAAACTGTCCTGAATATCAAGAGAACGAACTAAGGGACACAACAATTTAACTCGGCTCTCGATACATGAAAAGCGATGGTCTTCCGAAATTTGAATACGTTCAAGTGTAACATtgaaaagttatatttttacaggaaacacacaaacaatgaaatttttaataaaagaaaaaaatcccagctGCAGACCCCAGAGATGAAGGAGAAGTTCAACTGGACGGAGGTCTATAAATAATCAGGAGAACAAAAGTTACTGGCCTTACATCGCAGGTTTCCACTACTGTCACTTCGTATTATCTCTGTAAATATGATTGCAGCATTAAATATCTAAGctgtataaatttttaaaaactttattgcgaaaaaaaaaattaatttgcagtCGTAAAGACTACTGCATTAAAAATAGTCAAATGAGACAGCAATAAAATACGAAGCTTGCCCACACTGTACGAACGTTCAGAGCTTTCTTATTATTCTCATAGCAACGATATAATCACAGACGgacttttaaaacataaaatcgGTTAAAGAACGCATAAAGTAGTCACGAAAGACATAattcatgattttaaaatatagcaGACAGTGTTTGGGACATGGTGTGGTTGACTGAAACTTGTTCAAAGATATGAAGATGTTTGTGTTGATCTGAATCCTtggccatagttatgaagcgagggtagcTCGCTACCCTGGGGTGACGTGGATAAGCTCAAGGATAAGTGCTTAG encodes the following:
- the LOC112555500 gene encoding uncharacterized protein LOC112555500, whose product is MIALTSASSAWLADCVFLLLFSTAKFYSFLGLFDWSLEAYWSQRYLDTVLGLMLGTANVSNTITAIISLERCICVLSPFLAKKFFKTRYMAVLIAAMSVYVTGFYNLMTVKFATVYVTDPLTNTSHWTSQLSSFYLSNRVVTDVLNNYLLSLTIPCTSLGVVIVTTCITVLKLRSTLAWRLETTNVKTTSEKARQDSVTKTLLVVCFVYLTCISLSLVQVLARTFVPGYLPTGKYCNTFTIGQTLGHLCEVTNASSSFLIYVTMGTKFRETVKTIFGDRKEKKVKEHRRNILSIKVQPQ